The Variovorax sp. RA8 genomic sequence ACGGAGGAGACGGGGTTCTACCAGGACCGCGCGGCCATGCGCGAGAAGCGCAGCTGGAGCGGCTTCCACGGGCTCACTCAGGAGGACTCGGTGGTCTGCCTGTCGATGGGACCCGTGTTCGATCGCAGCAATGAGCACTTGGTCGCTGCCGACGCAGGCGTGGTGCGCCTTCGTCAGCGACTGGCCATGTCCCTCGAATTGAGCGAGGGCGGGCAGGACCCGATGGGCCTGCAATACGAGGACATGACGAAGGTGAAGGGATTCGACCGCAACTTGCCTGCAAGCGAATCCTGGAAGCTTTACGCCCGCGATCACACTGAGCTCTACCCCGAGGAGAAATTTTGAAGCACGTCCACCGCGTCTACGCGATCAAGTACGGCCACCTTGAGCGCAAGGCCCGAACGAATTTCATCAACCCGCCGGGGGACCATGACGCGGACATGCCGATGGATTACTTCCTCTGGCTGGTCCGGTGCGAGAGCGGCCGCACGATCGTCATCGATACCGGCTACAACGCGTGCGTGGCCCGGCAGCGGGGGCGCACCATGCTCCGGCATCCGGCGGACGGGCTGGCGCAAATGGGCGTGAACCCGCAGCTCGTCGAGGACGTCGTCATTACGCACCTGCACTACGACCATGCGGGAAATGTCGAAGCCTTTCCCAAGGCGAGATTCTGGCTGCAGGAAAGCGAAATGCAGTTCACGACAGGAAAGTACATGTGCCGCGACTTCTTTCGGCTCGCGTACGAACGCGAGGACGTGGTGGCCATGGTGGACGCGCTCTTCGACAACCGCCTGCACTTCGTCGACGGCGACGCCGAGATCGAGCCCGGTGTCACGCTGCACCACGTCGGCGGGCACACCGCGGGATTGCAGGTCGTGCGGGTGCAGACCGAAGCGGGGCCTGTCGTCGTCGCGTCGGACCTCTTCCACTACTACGCGAACTTCGACCATGCGCAGCCCTTTCCCATCGTCTACAGCCCGACGCAGCTGCTGGACTCGTTCGAGCGCGCAAAGGCGCTCGTCAAGGACGGCGGCTGGCTGGTGCCGGGCCACGACCCACTCGTCATGAGCCGGTTCCGCGCGGAGCCCGAGGACCCCGAGTTCACGGTGCGACTTTGGGAACCCGCTCTCTGAACGCAGCGCAGACACATATACAACGGAGACAAATGATGAAGTCCTTCCCCGTGATCATCCGCTCGCTGCTCCTGCTGCTGCCGGCAGCATGGACCAGCCTGGGCTTTGCGCAAGGCGCCGAGACCTGGCCGCGCAGGCCCATCCACATCACCGTGGTGTTCGCACCCGGCGGTGGCGCCGACGTTGCCGCGCGGCTGGTCGGGCCGAAGTTGTCGGAACGGCTCGGGCAGCCCGTGATCATCGAGAACAGGCCGGGAATGGGCGGCGGCCTCGGCGCCGATTACGTCGCCAAGTCCGCACCAGACGGCTACAACCTCGTGCTGGCCTCGTCCGGCGGCCTCACGTCACTGCCATTCCTGTACAAGAACGTACCCTTCAACGCCGAGAAGGATTTGGCGCCGATCACGACTTTCGGGGTCAGTCCCCTCGTCCTGGTTGCCGGCCCCACATTCCAGGGCAAGACGGTGAAGGATGTCATCACGCTTGCACAGCAGCAGCCGGGAATCCTGGCGCACGCGACGGCCGGCGGCAATGGAACCGCGCCACACCTCGCAGCGGAGCTTTTCAAGGTGATGACCAAGACGCAGATCATCCACGTGCCGTTCAAGGGAGGCGCCCCTGCGCTCATGTCAGTGATGGCCGGTGACATGCCACTCGGCTTCGTCGACTTGGCCACGGTGCGGCCCCAGCTGGAGTCGGGCAAGGTTCGGGCCCTGGCGGTCTTGGGCAAGAACCGCACGTCCGTGGCACCGCAGATTCCGACCGTTGCCGAGTCCGGCGTGCCGGGCTACGAGGCCGAGGGCTGGTTTGCCTTGATGGCGCCTGCAGGCACCCCGGCTGCGATCATTGCGCGACTGAACAAGGAGCTCAGGGACATCCTGGAATCGCCGGACGTCAAGGCGCGGTTTGCGACCGTCGGCCTCGAGCCTACGTCTTCCACTCCGGAGGAAGTCGCCCAGATGATCCGGCGGGACTCCGCGAAGTGGGGCAAGCTGATCAAGGAATACAACATCACTGCGGATTGACATGGCGACCACATCGACTGCCGATCGACCGCAGGCCGTGAGCTATCCCGAGCTTCAAAACCTCGCGGGTCGCAACTTCGTCGTGCTCGGGGCGGGACAGGGCATCGGAGAACAATGCGTGCGTACGCTCGCGCAGTTCGGCGCGCGCGTCTGCGCCGTGGACGTGGACGCCGCCCGGGCGGCCGCTGTCGTCGGCGAGCACCGGGGGTTCGGCCTGGCCGCGGACGTGACGCGCGCCGAGGAGATCGATGCCCTCTTCGCCGAAGCACGGAAGCGCTTCGAGGCTCGGGTCGACGGTGTCATCGATGTGGTGGGCGTGGCGCTCGACGTCGGATTGAACGCCGCCGATGAGGCCCGCGTCGACGAGCAGTTCCAGATCGTGTTCCGGCACGCGTGGAATGTGCTGCGGCGTGCCGAGGCGAACGTGGTTCAGGGCGGCAGTGTCGTTTTCGTGGGATCCATCGCCGGGATGACTCCGCGCGCGGGCGCGTTGCTCGGGTACGCGGCCGCAAAGGCAGCACTTCACCACGTGGTGCGTGGCAGCGCGCTCGAACTCGGGCCGAAGGGTATCCGTGTGAACGCCGTCGCGCCGGGCTTGACCTACACACCGAGGCTCGCGGCCCTGAACGATCCGGCATTCTGGGACCGACAAGCGCTCGCCATTCCCCTGCGAAAGGTTGGAATGCCTGCCGACGTGGCCTCGGCGGCGCTGTTCCTCTCCAGCCAGATGGCTTCGCACATCACGGGACAGGTACTCGTGGTGGATGGCGGTTCCACGCTGACAACAGCCTCAGCAGCACCCGGTGGACTCTCCGGCTGAAGCCAACAGACTAACCCACTCCCGAAGAAGGAAAACCAATGACCCGCGCGTACGCTCCCATCAACCAGAAGCTGTTCGACCAAGGCCTCGCCACCCGCCGCGAGGTGCTGGGCCCGGAATACGTCGATGCGGCCGTCAAGAACGCCACCGACTTCAACA encodes the following:
- a CDS encoding N-acyl homoserine lactonase family protein, translated to MKHVHRVYAIKYGHLERKARTNFINPPGDHDADMPMDYFLWLVRCESGRTIVIDTGYNACVARQRGRTMLRHPADGLAQMGVNPQLVEDVVITHLHYDHAGNVEAFPKARFWLQESEMQFTTGKYMCRDFFRLAYEREDVVAMVDALFDNRLHFVDGDAEIEPGVTLHHVGGHTAGLQVVRVQTEAGPVVVASDLFHYYANFDHAQPFPIVYSPTQLLDSFERAKALVKDGGWLVPGHDPLVMSRFRAEPEDPEFTVRLWEPAL
- a CDS encoding Bug family tripartite tricarboxylate transporter substrate binding protein; amino-acid sequence: MKSFPVIIRSLLLLLPAAWTSLGFAQGAETWPRRPIHITVVFAPGGGADVAARLVGPKLSERLGQPVIIENRPGMGGGLGADYVAKSAPDGYNLVLASSGGLTSLPFLYKNVPFNAEKDLAPITTFGVSPLVLVAGPTFQGKTVKDVITLAQQQPGILAHATAGGNGTAPHLAAELFKVMTKTQIIHVPFKGGAPALMSVMAGDMPLGFVDLATVRPQLESGKVRALAVLGKNRTSVAPQIPTVAESGVPGYEAEGWFALMAPAGTPAAIIARLNKELRDILESPDVKARFATVGLEPTSSTPEEVAQMIRRDSAKWGKLIKEYNITAD
- a CDS encoding SDR family NAD(P)-dependent oxidoreductase, with the protein product MATTSTADRPQAVSYPELQNLAGRNFVVLGAGQGIGEQCVRTLAQFGARVCAVDVDAARAAAVVGEHRGFGLAADVTRAEEIDALFAEARKRFEARVDGVIDVVGVALDVGLNAADEARVDEQFQIVFRHAWNVLRRAEANVVQGGSVVFVGSIAGMTPRAGALLGYAAAKAALHHVVRGSALELGPKGIRVNAVAPGLTYTPRLAALNDPAFWDRQALAIPLRKVGMPADVASAALFLSSQMASHITGQVLVVDGGSTLTTASAAPGGLSG